The genomic region TAGCGTCATTTACTTTCCAGGAGATCCCAAAGATATTCTTGCTTTAAAACCACCAGAGGAGCAGCGGATAGGGACCTTTGTTAATGAAAATTTAATGTGGATGCGTGATGAAGGATTTAGCCTTAATGTATCCCTTCATGATCTTTGGTCACATACTCTTTCATTAGGCCGGGACCCCTTTATGCCTATGTTTGAAATAGAAGAAAACGAAGAAATCCCCTATTTTAGCGGAATGGCGCTGCTAGATGAGGAGGCCAAATTAGCAACAACACTAGATTTTGATGAAAGTAAATTACTGTATTTTTTAATGGATAGGCAAGCTACCCCCACCATGACTACCAAACTAAATGGGGAACATCTAGGAGAAGGATTGGTCATATTCTCCATAACCTCCAGTGACAGAAAAGTAGAAGTTGATGTAGTGGATGGAAACGTTAGTATCGATATAATAAAGGAAGTAAAAATGAGAGTAGAGGAAGTGCAAATGCGAGATGTTGAGGTTGTAGAAGATGAGAGCTTTGAAATTTTTGCGGAAGATATCGCTAAAGATTTGACTTTAGCCTGTACAGCATTAGTTGAAAAGCTCCAAGAAGCTAATACCGATCCCTTAGGGCTAGGACATTTTGTTAGAATCCAACAGACAGACTATTATCACCAGGGCACGTGGCGCGACGACTATCCAGAGGCAGAGATAGGTATAGACATCAATATTGATGTAATCAGAGGAACAACGTTCCAAAGAAATTATTAAATCTTCAAAACTCCTTCAAAGAGGTTATTATTCTTGCTGTGTAGAATACTATTTAAATAAATATCTACATAGGAGGAAAGCCATGAAGGAGTTTTTTTTCGTTATAAATCCTAAATCCGCCAATGGCAGCACTGCTCAATACTGGCCTCGTATTAAAGAAATGCTGCAAGATGAAAAATATGATTTTGATTACCAACTGACCTCTGCGCCTAATCAAGCCGATGAAATTGCCATGGAGGCTATTAGAAAAGGGTATGAAAAAATTGTGGCAGTTGGAGGGGATGGAACTGTAAATGAAGTGGTAAACGGATTCTTTTTAGATGACGGTAGTTTAGTTAACCCCAAAGCAAAGTTAGGAATCATTTCTAGAGGAACAGGTTGTGACTTTATACGTACTATGGGAATCCCAAAAGATGTAAAATATGCCATAAGGGCTTTAAAAAGTGGAAAAGCTAAACCTTCTGATGTAATTGAGGGAGAGTATATTTCTCAGCAAGGACAAAAAATTATAAGAAGATGCATAAACATATCAGACGTAGGTCTAGGAGGGTTTGTAGTTAGACGGGTAAACCACACCACTAAATCCTCCGGCGGATTTTTGTCATACTTACTCGGAACTTTGCTAAGCGTGTTAAAGTGCCCCACATTTGATTTAGAAATTATATTAGATAATAAACTTTTTTTTAGTGGGGAAGTATATCTAGCTGCTGTAGCAAATGGCAAGTACCTTGGTGGTGGGATGAAGCTAGCGCCGGAGGCGATTTTAGATGACGGTTTGCTGGATCTAGTGCTAGTTAAGGCAATGACCAAACCTAGGCTGTTATGGAATTTGAGGAAGGTATATTCGGGCACTCACCTAAGTCATCCCAAAATTGCAGCTGATAAGTGCAAAACCGTAACGGTAAGATCATTAAACGGGGACATGCCCTTAGAAATGGACGGCGAGACCGGCAGTGTCAAGTCAATAAATTATAAATTAAACAAGGAAAAGATAGAGGTGATTTGCGAGTAAGGCTTAGGATGCAGTTGAAAGTTTTCACTTCTCAATACTATATAAAAAAAACTAATAACATAAATAAAGGTAGATAATACTCCGTTGTTGAAATAACATACATAATAAAGTAAGCGAAAATATAAAATTTAAATTATTAAACAAAATTTAACATAGGGAGGGCGTAGTAATGAGAATTGTCGATAACAAGGGGTTGGACTGTCCGCAGCCTGTTATAAATACTAAAAAAGCCATAGAAAAAGGATTGCCAGTTACATCTATTGTTGATAATGAGGTGGCACGGGACAATGTTACTAAGCTTTGTACAAAATTAGGCTTTAAAAGTCAGTGCCAAGAAAAGGACGGTTTTTTTCACATAACCATAGCTGGTGAAGAAGCGGAGCTCGTTTGCCAGGAGAAAACTGAAGCTGTTGGAAAACATTTAATCATTCAAAGCGATAAATTGGGCCAAGGTGATGATACTTTGGGTAATGCGTTAATGAAATCTTTTTTCTTTACCCTTACCGAAACTCAGCCGTATCCAAAAAGAATATCCTTTGTAAACAGCGGTGTTCGCTTAGCATGCGAGGGGTCTGAAGTTTTAGACGCGATTAAGGATTTGCAGCAAAAAGGTACAAAAGTAGCTAGTTGTGGTATATGCTTAGACTTCTATAAGCTAAAAGATAAGCTTATAGGTGGCGAGATAACAAACATGTATGACATAGTAGAGTCAATGAATGAAATAGACACAGTGAGCATATAATTTAAACGGTGGTTAAGCAGTAGTTAAACGGTGGTTTGGCTACTGCTTAACTATTGTTATTGAAATTTTTTTAAAAAAAATTAAATATTTAGCAGGAATTATTCTCGTTTTGTAGAATAGGTATAATAATAGGAAAAATTCCTATTAAGAACTCATATAAAAAGGAGAGGATCTAATGAATTTAAAGGGAAGTAAGACAGAAAAGAATCTATGGGAAGCTTTTGCGGGAGAATCTCAGGCTAGGAATAAATACGAGTACTGGGCTAAAGCAGCTAAAAAAGAAGGATACGAGCAAATTTCAGGCCTGTTTTCCGAGACTGCTGACAATGAAAAAGCTCATGCAAAGCAAATCTTTAAATATCTAAATGGAATCACCACCACAACAGACCACCTAAAAGCAGCGGCTGAAGGTGAAAACTATGAGTGGACCACTATGTATGCAGAGTTTGAAAAAACAGCAAGAGAAGAAGGATTTGAAAAAATTGCCGATTTCTTTAGAGAAGTTGCAGAAGTGGAAGAAGAACACGAAAAACGTTATAGACACTTATTAAATATGGTAGAAGAGGGTAAAGTATTTAAGAGAGAAGAAAAAATCGAGTGGAAATGTAGAAACTGTGGCTATGTTCACACAGGAACTACTCCTCCTGAACTTTGCCCAGCATGTTTCCACAGCAAAGCACACTATGAGGAGCTTTGCAGAAACTACTAAAGGAGGACATAATAAATGTATAAATGCACTGTTTGTAACTACCTAAATACAGAAGATGAAGCCCCAGAAAAATGTCCCAAATGTGGAGCGCCACAAGAAAAGTTTGAAAAGCTAAAAAAGGAACACGTAGATAAAATAACCAGAAGCCGTCAAACAAACTACCTTTTAAAAGATTTAATCACATCCATGGAAACAATAAATGACATAGCAGATCAAGGCATCGACGATGACCTAGACCCAGGCTGTAGAAAATTATTCACTGAAGCCAAAGAAAGCGCAGAATTCTTGCGCCAAACTGCTATGGCGGAGATTGAGAATCATATAGGTAAGGGTAAGTGGGGCTAACACAGCCGAGCGGCTGCTTATAAGCACCTATCTTCGTTGTTGCAAAAAAAATCCCAGACTCCTCACGTATTACATATACGCTGCGGGCCTGGGATTTTTTAGCGCCTAGAATCTAGGCACTTCTAAGCAGCCTTGGTGGGGTCGATAAGCGCCTGACTTCGTTGTTGCAATTAGCGCCCCAGACCAGTCACGTATTATATATACGCTCCCGCCCTGCGTCGCAAATTGCGCCTAGAATCTAGGCACTTCTAAGCAGCCTTGGTGGGGTCGAATAAGCGCCTGCCTTCGTTGTTGACAAAAAATCCCAGACTCCTCACGTATTACATATACGTTGTGGGTCTGGGGTTTTTTAACGCCCTAGAACTTTTCTATTCCCCTCGCTACAGGCCCCCTACTCTTCGGGGGTGTTTTGGTATTTCAAACTAATAATAAATACTTAATGTGGTTTAGGAAGGATAACGTCGGTTTTGGTCGAATATATATTTAATTAGCAAAATATAGATAAAGGAGTGGGAGGATGAAGGAGAAAATGTTGGATATGCAAGAAACTATTGCTCAGTGGCGTCGATACTTTCATCAGTATCCTGGCGTGGGGTTTGATGTGGAAGAAACATCAACAAGGATTGAGCAAGAGTTAGATAAAATGGGTATAACAAATCGAAAAAGATTTGCATCTACGGGGATTGCAGCACTGATTGAGGGAAATAGTGGCTGCGATAAAACTGTGGCATTGCGCGCTGATATAGATGGACTACCCATTCAACAAATTAATGATGTCCCCTATAAATCCAAGATAGATGGCAGGATGCACGCTTGCGGTCATGATGCTCATATAGCTATGGCTTTAGGGGTGGCAAAATATTTTACTGAGCACAAAGAAGAGCTAGACGGCAATTTGCTACTTATTTTCCAGCCAGGTGAGGAAGGGTACGGAGGAGCTCAAGCTATGTTAGATGACGGCTTGTATGAAGAATATCCTTTTGAAACAGTGTTTGGCTGCCATGTTGGCTCTATCTTCCCTGATGTTAAGTACAACAAAATCGGTCTAAGTGCAAAGCCTACTATGGCTGCGGCAGTTGAGTTTTCATTAGATATCTATG from Proteinivorax hydrogeniformans harbors:
- a CDS encoding Ger(x)C family spore germination protein — translated: MSKKVLIIVIVLLLTCTGCLRQEVNIIDDLAIIIAMGFETFPDEDPDKVSFTTVTPLFGERAADETRVMTVSGFGLAGAMDNWQRYRNRNMAVGKVQLIVFGENITENGLIEKTQDLRQIPEIEVQSSVIYFPGDPKDILALKPPEEQRIGTFVNENLMWMRDEGFSLNVSLHDLWSHTLSLGRDPFMPMFEIEENEEIPYFSGMALLDEEAKLATTLDFDESKLLYFLMDRQATPTMTTKLNGEHLGEGLVIFSITSSDRKVEVDVVDGNVSIDIIKEVKMRVEEVQMRDVEVVEDESFEIFAEDIAKDLTLACTALVEKLQEANTDPLGLGHFVRIQQTDYYHQGTWRDDYPEAEIGIDINIDVIRGTTFQRNY
- a CDS encoding diacylglycerol kinase family protein; the encoded protein is MKEFFFVINPKSANGSTAQYWPRIKEMLQDEKYDFDYQLTSAPNQADEIAMEAIRKGYEKIVAVGGDGTVNEVVNGFFLDDGSLVNPKAKLGIISRGTGCDFIRTMGIPKDVKYAIRALKSGKAKPSDVIEGEYISQQGQKIIRRCINISDVGLGGFVVRRVNHTTKSSGGFLSYLLGTLLSVLKCPTFDLEIILDNKLFFSGEVYLAAVANGKYLGGGMKLAPEAILDDGLLDLVLVKAMTKPRLLWNLRKVYSGTHLSHPKIAADKCKTVTVRSLNGDMPLEMDGETGSVKSINYKLNKEKIEVICE
- the yedF gene encoding sulfurtransferase-like selenium metabolism protein YedF, producing the protein MRIVDNKGLDCPQPVINTKKAIEKGLPVTSIVDNEVARDNVTKLCTKLGFKSQCQEKDGFFHITIAGEEAELVCQEKTEAVGKHLIIQSDKLGQGDDTLGNALMKSFFFTLTETQPYPKRISFVNSGVRLACEGSEVLDAIKDLQQKGTKVASCGICLDFYKLKDKLIGGEITNMYDIVESMNEIDTVSI
- the rbr gene encoding rubrerythrin, with amino-acid sequence MNLKGSKTEKNLWEAFAGESQARNKYEYWAKAAKKEGYEQISGLFSETADNEKAHAKQIFKYLNGITTTTDHLKAAAEGENYEWTTMYAEFEKTAREEGFEKIADFFREVAEVEEEHEKRYRHLLNMVEEGKVFKREEKIEWKCRNCGYVHTGTTPPELCPACFHSKAHYEELCRNY
- a CDS encoding rubredoxin-like domain-containing protein — protein: MYKCTVCNYLNTEDEAPEKCPKCGAPQEKFEKLKKEHVDKITRSRQTNYLLKDLITSMETINDIADQGIDDDLDPGCRKLFTEAKESAEFLRQTAMAEIENHIGKGKWG